One genomic segment of Triplophysa rosa linkage group LG22, Trosa_1v2, whole genome shotgun sequence includes these proteins:
- the pitpnb gene encoding phosphatidylinositol transfer protein beta isoform isoform X1, whose product MVLIKEYRVVLPCSVEEYQVGQLFSVAQASKNETGGGEGIEVLKNEPYEKDGEKGQYTHKIYHLKSKVPGFVKMIAPEGALVFHEKAWNAYPYCRTIVTNEYMKDDFMIKIETWHKPDTGSLENVHELDPTTWKTVEVVHIDIADRAQVEPGDYKQDEDPEIFHSEKTGRGPLGPDWKKELLAKPDVPRMCAYKLVTVKFKWWGLQTKVENFIHKQEKRIFTNFHRQLFCWIDSWVELTMADIRRMEEETQRELEELRKTGQVRGTSAAHEQ is encoded by the exons ATGGTGCTCATCAAGGAATA TCGCGTGGTTTTACCCTGCTCGGTGGAAGAA TATCAGGTTGGCCAGCTGTTCTCTGTGGCTCAGGCCAGTAAGAATGAGACAGGTGGAGGCGAGGGCATTGAGGTGCTGAAGAACGAACCGTATGAGAAAGATGGGGAGAAGggacaatacacacacaaaatctaTCACTTAAAGAG taAAGTTCCAGGTTTCGTGAAGATGATCGCACCAGAGGGGGCTTTAGTTTTCCATGAAAAAGCCTGGAACGCTTATCCGTACTGCCGCACTA TTGTCACT AATGAATACATGAAAGATGACTTCATGATTAAAATCGAAACGTGGCACAAACCTGACACGGGCTCATTAGAGAAT GTACACGAACTGGATCCCACCACGTGGAAGACGGTGGAGGTTGTGCACATTGATATAGCCGATCGCGCTCAAGTTGAACCTGGG GACTATAAACAGGATGAAGACCCGGAGATCTTTCATTCCGAGAAAACGGGCAGAGGACCTTTAGGACCAGACTGGAAG AAAGAGCTGTTGGCTAAACCGGACGTCCCTCGTATGTGTGCGTACAAACTAGTCACCGTCAAGTTTAAGTGGTGGGGCCTTCAAACCAAAGTAGAAAACTTCATCCACAAg CAAGAGAAAAGAATCTTCACCAACTTCCACCGTCAGCTCTTCTGCTGGATTGACAGCTGGGTGGAGCTCACCATGGCGGACATCCGCCGGATGGAGGAAGAGACACAGAGGGAGCTGGAAGAG CTTCGTAAAACCGGTCAGGTTAGAGGCACCAGTGCTGCTCACGAACAATGA
- the pitpnb gene encoding phosphatidylinositol transfer protein beta isoform isoform X2, with translation MVLIKEYRVVLPCSVEEYQVGQLFSVAQASKNETGGGEGIEVLKNEPYEKDGEKGQYTHKIYHLKSKVPGFVKMIAPEGALVFHEKAWNAYPYCRTIVTNEYMKDDFMIKIETWHKPDTGSLENVHELDPTTWKTVEVVHIDIADRAQVEPGDYKQDEDPEIFHSEKTGRGPLGPDWKKELLAKPDVPRMCAYKLVTVKFKWWGLQTKVENFIHKQEKRIFTNFHRQLFCWIDSWVELTMADIRRMEEETQRELEEMRKKGSVRGTTAAEE, from the exons ATGGTGCTCATCAAGGAATA TCGCGTGGTTTTACCCTGCTCGGTGGAAGAA TATCAGGTTGGCCAGCTGTTCTCTGTGGCTCAGGCCAGTAAGAATGAGACAGGTGGAGGCGAGGGCATTGAGGTGCTGAAGAACGAACCGTATGAGAAAGATGGGGAGAAGggacaatacacacacaaaatctaTCACTTAAAGAG taAAGTTCCAGGTTTCGTGAAGATGATCGCACCAGAGGGGGCTTTAGTTTTCCATGAAAAAGCCTGGAACGCTTATCCGTACTGCCGCACTA TTGTCACT AATGAATACATGAAAGATGACTTCATGATTAAAATCGAAACGTGGCACAAACCTGACACGGGCTCATTAGAGAAT GTACACGAACTGGATCCCACCACGTGGAAGACGGTGGAGGTTGTGCACATTGATATAGCCGATCGCGCTCAAGTTGAACCTGGG GACTATAAACAGGATGAAGACCCGGAGATCTTTCATTCCGAGAAAACGGGCAGAGGACCTTTAGGACCAGACTGGAAG AAAGAGCTGTTGGCTAAACCGGACGTCCCTCGTATGTGTGCGTACAAACTAGTCACCGTCAAGTTTAAGTGGTGGGGCCTTCAAACCAAAGTAGAAAACTTCATCCACAAg CAAGAGAAAAGAATCTTCACCAACTTCCACCGTCAGCTCTTCTGCTGGATTGACAGCTGGGTGGAGCTCACCATGGCGGACATCCGCCGGATGGAGGAAGAGACACAGAGGGAGCTGGAAGAG ATGCGTAAGAAGGGCTCCGTACGAGGAACGACCGCGGCCGAGGAGTAG